One stretch of Paenibacillus sp. AN1007 DNA includes these proteins:
- a CDS encoding YjcZ family sporulation protein: MSQVGYGCGNVGGFGGAWTSTSAILVLFILLVIITKSFWL; the protein is encoded by the coding sequence ATGAGTCAAGTTGGATACGGTTGTGGCAATGTTGGTGGATTTGGCGGAGCGTGGACTTCGACCAGCGCAATCCTTGTTCTCTTCATTCTGCTCGTCATCATCACAAAATCTTTCTGGCTGTAA
- a CDS encoding DUF1904 family protein: MPFIRFKGFTGPELEEVVPQITEQMALITHIPQERMKAERHDVQALTPSPASIEILMFQRDQEIHDRIASSMQCILEKAKLPDVHIFFNILSPNLYYKKGKPLTDYRLD, from the coding sequence ATGCCGTTTATACGATTCAAAGGATTCACGGGCCCCGAGCTGGAGGAGGTTGTACCTCAAATTACGGAACAAATGGCCTTGATCACTCATATTCCGCAGGAAAGAATGAAAGCAGAGCGTCATGACGTACAAGCCCTGACACCTTCCCCGGCGTCTATAGAGATTCTGATGTTTCAACGTGACCAAGAGATACATGATCGCATCGCCTCATCCATGCAGTGTATTTTGGAGAAGGCCAAACTGCCGGATGTACACATTTTTTTCAATATATTATCGCCGAACTTGTACTACAAAAAAGGCAAGCCGTTGACGGACTACAGGCTGGATTAA
- a CDS encoding SAM-dependent methyltransferase produces MTDKESRSFRFSEAPLWDWQRAYYEQMGPQAWGDRQVPQYITSNPVIATAYAEMIFGFLQDLSAKGEQREPVTIVELGAGAGRLAHQVLCKLCALNEFAGTELPPFRYVMTDLAEENVTGWKEHPSMQPFIEQGILDFARFDAMKDTELKLVLTKTTIKPGDLQQPMLLIANYFFDSIPQDLIYIGEGQVFECDLLVELPKYAAEQKPAELLESMTLQYTYRSVPEYSAENYPYSELIALYQTNLEDSHILLPNAGLDCLERLSRLSRSGYVLITADKGDHRLDYWKYAEPPEFALHGSFSLSANYHAIKYVLEQQGAAAHFTAHHYKDLNVGMILMLNKPKSYVNTRLAYHRFVERFGPDDFFSLREWVDHKVDQMELKQLLAFWRLGGYDAEFLIHASLRFKNLLPDAGDEELFDLQSGIRQMWCSNYMMEYREQTAFVSGQLLLEMFMYEEAKAFLEETLTAHPDTQQIAVLYDLAVCCYELEQEQEALVYARRVLELDPMHEEAAALLAGAE; encoded by the coding sequence ACAGCGTATGCAGAGATGATTTTTGGCTTTCTGCAGGATTTGTCGGCTAAAGGCGAGCAGCGGGAGCCTGTAACTATTGTTGAACTTGGTGCTGGTGCTGGCAGATTAGCCCATCAGGTGCTCTGCAAGCTGTGTGCGTTGAACGAATTTGCAGGCACGGAGCTGCCGCCTTTTCGTTATGTGATGACAGATTTGGCTGAAGAGAATGTTACGGGATGGAAGGAACATCCATCGATGCAGCCATTTATCGAGCAGGGGATACTGGATTTTGCACGTTTTGACGCGATGAAGGATACGGAATTGAAGCTGGTTTTGACTAAAACGACGATCAAACCAGGAGATTTGCAGCAGCCGATGCTGCTCATTGCCAACTATTTTTTCGACAGCATCCCGCAGGATTTGATTTACATTGGGGAGGGACAGGTGTTTGAATGTGATCTGCTTGTTGAACTTCCGAAGTATGCAGCTGAGCAGAAACCTGCCGAGCTGCTGGAAAGTATGACACTGCAGTATACATATCGCTCTGTACCCGAATACAGTGCCGAGAACTATCCCTACTCTGAACTGATCGCGCTGTATCAAACGAATTTGGAGGATTCACATATTCTGCTCCCAAACGCTGGCTTGGATTGCCTCGAACGGCTGAGCAGGCTATCCCGGTCAGGATATGTACTGATTACTGCGGATAAAGGGGATCACCGACTGGATTACTGGAAATATGCAGAGCCGCCTGAATTTGCACTTCACGGCAGTTTCTCGCTGTCTGCCAATTATCATGCGATAAAATATGTGTTGGAACAGCAGGGGGCAGCTGCACATTTTACAGCACACCACTATAAAGACCTGAACGTTGGCATGATCTTAATGCTGAACAAACCAAAAAGCTATGTGAATACAAGGCTCGCCTATCATCGCTTTGTTGAGCGGTTCGGACCGGATGATTTCTTTAGTCTAAGAGAATGGGTGGACCATAAAGTGGACCAGATGGAGTTGAAGCAGCTGCTGGCTTTCTGGAGGTTGGGCGGGTACGATGCCGAATTTCTAATCCACGCTTCACTTCGATTCAAAAATCTTTTACCTGATGCAGGCGATGAGGAATTGTTTGATCTTCAATCGGGGATCAGACAGATGTGGTGCTCTAATTATATGATGGAATATCGGGAACAGACGGCTTTCGTTTCAGGGCAGCTGTTATTAGAGATGTTTATGTATGAAGAGGCCAAGGCTTTTCTGGAAGAAACACTGACTGCTCATCCGGACACACAGCAGATCGCGGTCCTGTATGATCTTGCTGTGTGCTGTTATGAGCTGGAACAGGAACAGGAAGCCCTTGTTTATGCTCGCCGTGTACTTGAATTGGACCCGATGCACGAGGAAGCTGCAGCGCTTTTGGCAGGGGCGGAGTAG
- a CDS encoding DUF6199 family natural product biosynthesis protein, producing the protein MMKTLFFIFMVLCMINLCFPKFGWFLRYGWIVNGETEPSKSYMTMVRMSSLLMLLIAFTLAMA; encoded by the coding sequence ATGATGAAAACCCTCTTTTTTATATTTATGGTGTTATGTATGATCAATCTGTGTTTTCCCAAATTTGGCTGGTTTCTTCGTTATGGCTGGATCGTGAACGGAGAGACAGAACCCAGCAAATCTTACATGACTATGGTTCGAATGTCCAGTTTGTTGATGCTGCTCATAGCTTTTACTCTTGCCATGGCATAA